A region of Lujinxingia sediminis DNA encodes the following proteins:
- the dacB gene encoding D-alanyl-D-alanine carboxypeptidase/D-alanyl-D-alanine endopeptidase, with protein MRDRQLHHLSHRMYRRALRPASYLLVLLGIGLSANGVVAQEGQESSALEIQEVPEVPALEEVERRDYPELEQAIDRVLSDPELQRAKVGVHVEDARTGEVLYSHLADEALNPASNIKLITAATALDVLGPHYTFSTELATNRRSERSIDDLFVIGSGEAFLLFKDVLAWAGELRLQGIDTITGDIIIDESAFAEGYLPPGYETRDTDASYRSSIGALSVNFNTVTTTVTPGAMGEPGVVRLDPPQEHIEVVNRTRTVGGSLARVQVSAVPTAEGTRIEVGGTIGQGAQPVAVRKRVDNPAEFAGAVVARAIEMVGITFDGEVRPGEAPAPEGRERLHVHSSSPLIDTIAAMNKWSNNFMAEQVLLATARGQGQPATWPQAIGKAREFMVRAGFDAEAFSLHNGSGLYEGNAVSARQFVALLRYMRGHAFGPEFIASLPIAGVDGSLRNRLREPHVAGNLRAKTGTLNNVTALSGYVQSRSGRQLAFSILINDPPRRAWIYRPHQDQIAQAIANFDE; from the coding sequence ATGAGGGATCGTCAACTGCACCACTTGTCGCATCGGATGTACCGCCGCGCGTTACGTCCGGCGAGCTATCTTCTTGTGCTCCTCGGGATCGGGCTGAGCGCCAATGGCGTTGTCGCCCAGGAGGGGCAGGAGAGCTCCGCGCTGGAGATCCAGGAGGTACCGGAGGTGCCGGCGCTCGAAGAGGTCGAGCGCCGCGACTACCCGGAGCTGGAGCAGGCCATCGATCGCGTGCTCTCCGATCCTGAACTGCAACGGGCGAAGGTGGGAGTGCATGTCGAAGATGCCCGCACCGGGGAGGTGCTCTACTCGCATCTGGCCGACGAAGCATTGAATCCGGCGAGCAACATCAAGCTGATCACCGCAGCCACAGCGCTTGATGTGCTGGGACCGCATTATACCTTCAGTACTGAGCTGGCCACCAACAGGCGCAGCGAGCGCTCCATCGACGATCTCTTCGTGATCGGTTCGGGGGAGGCCTTTTTGCTCTTCAAGGATGTGTTGGCCTGGGCCGGTGAGCTGCGGCTGCAGGGGATCGATACGATCACCGGCGACATCATCATCGACGAGTCCGCTTTTGCGGAGGGCTATCTGCCACCCGGCTATGAGACACGCGACACCGACGCCTCGTACCGATCGTCGATCGGGGCGTTGTCCGTGAACTTTAACACGGTCACGACCACCGTGACTCCGGGGGCAATGGGTGAGCCTGGAGTGGTGCGGCTGGATCCGCCTCAGGAGCATATCGAGGTGGTCAACCGCACGCGCACCGTGGGCGGCTCCCTGGCCCGTGTGCAGGTCAGCGCGGTGCCGACGGCGGAGGGCACACGCATTGAGGTGGGAGGCACCATCGGGCAGGGAGCACAGCCGGTTGCGGTGCGAAAGCGGGTGGATAATCCGGCTGAGTTTGCCGGTGCGGTGGTAGCCCGCGCCATCGAAATGGTGGGCATTACGTTTGACGGAGAGGTTCGCCCCGGGGAGGCTCCCGCACCGGAGGGGCGCGAGCGTTTGCATGTGCATAGCTCCTCGCCCTTGATCGATACGATCGCGGCGATGAACAAGTGGAGCAATAACTTCATGGCGGAGCAGGTGCTGCTGGCAACTGCCCGCGGGCAGGGGCAGCCGGCAACCTGGCCGCAGGCCATCGGCAAGGCGCGCGAATTTATGGTGCGCGCCGGTTTTGACGCCGAGGCGTTCAGTCTGCACAACGGCAGCGGGCTCTACGAGGGCAACGCGGTGAGTGCGCGCCAGTTTGTGGCACTGCTGCGTTATATGCGCGGGCATGCGTTTGGGCCGGAGTTCATCGCATCCTTGCCGATTGCCGGAGTGGACGGCTCGCTGCGCAACCGGCTGCGTGAGCCGCACGTGGCTGGAAACCTGAGGGCAAAGACCGGTACGCTTAATAATGTGACAGCGCTCAGTGGTTACGTGCAGAGCAGGTCGGGACGGCAGCTGGCGTTTTCGATCCTCATCAATGACCCGCCGCGACGCGCCTGGATCTATCGCCCGCACCAGGACCAGATCGCTCAGGCGATCGCCAACTTCGACGAGTAA
- a CDS encoding class II glutamine amidotransferase codes for MCRLFGFRSVITSQVHRSLISADNALMRQSERHPDGWGVAYYVEGVPHVVKSVSSAVSDSLFQRVSGVVASETVVAHLRKATVGQLSILNSHPFQYGSWVFAHNGQIPNFGEHREAVVARISPIFRRFVLGDTDSEVIFYLLLSKMAQRFDIHRRGAPIGELSAALRETVAAIHEATGYDCYTRAADDEFYLSILLTNGQVMVAHQGGKELFYSTHKTLCPDRDDCPSFAPCCEARSRSGFVNHFIVSSEPLQGDNVWKAMEPGQIFGVDWRMHLYQENADASPARMGA; via the coding sequence ATGTGCCGGCTCTTTGGCTTTCGTTCGGTGATCACAAGCCAGGTTCACCGCAGCCTGATCAGCGCCGATAACGCCCTGATGCGCCAGAGTGAGCGCCACCCCGATGGTTGGGGGGTGGCGTATTACGTGGAGGGCGTGCCGCACGTGGTCAAGAGCGTCTCCTCGGCCGTCTCCGATAGCCTCTTTCAACGCGTCAGCGGTGTGGTGGCCTCCGAGACGGTTGTGGCGCACCTTCGCAAGGCGACCGTGGGTCAGCTCTCCATCCTTAACTCACACCCCTTTCAGTACGGCAGCTGGGTCTTTGCGCATAACGGTCAGATTCCCAACTTTGGCGAACATCGCGAGGCGGTGGTCGCCCGGATCTCGCCGATCTTTCGTCGTTTTGTGCTGGGGGATACCGATAGCGAGGTGATCTTTTATCTGCTGCTCTCGAAGATGGCGCAGCGCTTCGACATCCATCGCAGGGGCGCCCCGATTGGTGAGCTCAGCGCCGCGCTCCGAGAGACCGTCGCCGCGATTCACGAGGCCACAGGCTACGACTGCTACACCCGCGCCGCAGACGACGAGTTCTACTTGAGCATCCTTCTCACCAACGGTCAGGTGATGGTTGCCCACCAGGGGGGCAAGGAGCTCTTCTACAGCACGCACAAGACCTTATGCCCCGATCGCGATGACTGTCCGAGCTTTGCGCCCTGCTGTGAGGCGCGCTCGCGCTCGGGCTTTGTGAACCACTTCATCGTCTCCAGTGAGCCTCTTCAGGGCGATAATGTGTGGAAGGCGATGGAGCCCGGTCAGATCTTCGGGGTGGATTGGCGCATGCACCTCTACCAGGAAAACGCTGACGCCAGTCCGGCCCGCATGGGGGCCTGA